A genomic region of Chloroflexota bacterium contains the following coding sequences:
- a CDS encoding class A beta-lactamase-related serine hydrolase: protein MQAIDRLIMSFAGQWSVDFRSCTGAIYYQYQPSLQLPSASLIKLFLAWQWYTTNQPAFDVLISEQLIVDPDGSLAQAIGSKFSSDHLIYLMLNQSENNATNVLLAQLGGIQAANSWLQQAGYQATRWGRVMLDFQARQQGLENYTSAEELTRLLHTMTDAIAKGGSMASTLVKSLVNSASDDKIAASLPPAVVCAHKSGELADVEHDAALIYSAGMWDSLVIMAAAVPDPTIARQQIRQLTSELWPNKKPVPPQG from the coding sequence ATGCAAGCGATCGATCGCTTAATTATGAGCTTTGCTGGGCAATGGTCGGTTGATTTTCGCAGTTGCACTGGAGCAATTTATTATCAATATCAACCAAGCTTACAATTACCGTCGGCCAGTTTGATCAAATTGTTCTTGGCTTGGCAATGGTATACAACCAATCAGCCTGCATTCGACGTATTGATTAGTGAACAGCTGATTGTTGATCCTGATGGCTCGTTGGCGCAGGCGATTGGCAGCAAGTTTAGCAGCGATCACTTGATTTATCTCATGCTTAATCAATCGGAAAACAACGCCACCAATGTGTTGTTGGCCCAATTGGGCGGAATTCAGGCGGCAAACAGTTGGTTGCAGCAAGCGGGCTATCAGGCAACGCGCTGGGGGCGGGTTATGCTTGATTTTCAGGCGCGTCAGCAGGGCTTGGAAAACTATACTAGCGCCGAGGAGCTAACTAGGCTGTTACACACCATGACCGATGCCATAGCCAAGGGGGGATCAATGGCTAGTACCCTCGTAAAGAGTCTCGTTAACTCAGCGAGTGACGATAAAATAGCTGCAAGCCTACCACCAGCGGTAGTATGCGCCCACAAATCGGGGGAGCTAGCCGATGTTGAACACGACGCAGCATTAATCTACAGCGCTGGCATGTGGGATAGTTTGGTAATCATGGCAGCGGCAGTACCCGACCCAACTATCGCCCGTCAACAAATTCGCCAGCTAACCAGCGAACTCTGGCCCAATAAAAAACCTGTTCCACCGCAGGGGTGA
- a CDS encoding DUF3684 domain-containing protein, whose protein sequence is MASELSEQWTTTDYRADTLGIISALLHGYSGGITIVREMAQNADDVPGEGQRWLEFHFNDQALVIRNNTTFRSIDFENIKNIARGGKRLEQRNTIGMFGVGFVSVYQLTDTPILRSSGQELRFIPEHGQVLERASQVVDITEFELPYRRQPTNTSDRLGMPAVTELALQEIQTALADEAYRLLFFLRRLSKISMYRNNQLICTVERQIVAAATANAPDEIIITRQQYASVEQHRWLRYHGHVRMAAPRRPDGSPAKDSQVQIVIPDQNVPDMIWKELIPGRLYNYLPTEIETDLPFQINGDFYPSTDRKHIDQDHTNHRDWNNWVFKGLGECLAAALPSLLQHFADVPLKLYQRLPINKGASNLVKPIIECFFEAATKLPIFYANNKWQIASKVRWTQKELHPIAKLVDLRLMEAELQSAAWGLILRANVPEYTLRDFLKRVSIEIAEGSKLAAGPAYLQNRAQLATIYSMLEKDFARPDQAEIESTPLFIDQFEQMWSAHDCIWTNQAVIRQNLHASGLHFWDVQADTYPRLKASIAHFELAHVWKILRTQLNKSMPLNEAPTWLNTRQKLYTLYKTIRETREHVTQHDTQGLHLCLNRTDWLCLANTLRMPNNEPIIYDLFADDPDAPLVGRATWEDKTHRGLYEDLGVGVFDHELALKRLEKLIRVESALADAHPLINSREKAIRLYRYLSRHREEFQPKNIELLRHRLPLWLAHDQCFHFAEHVSLPASNNSWPEFIKIDAVLDIQTSAGLDPFFADTLELKRLDTARFITHHLLPQYSALRLTEQRLALEFLRKEIELIRSNPGLLEAIQQIALIYGDDERLHKPSEICFPRTRLRSVFPDYFHVPHQIYAAPLNSETHWVWEPLFMLLGVHRIAPANVVFDEVQRLTTGGMLPRHQRGAIETIFRYVEENWNFYQTTTLSKRLATHAWLPALDDQEHWYRPKDLYDHTQKALVDQVACILGFNQATRPRKDIAEALGLPQAPNRSLVVKQLLALQIANKPASDQIYSYLINASDEELKPLQHKPIIWDEQKRAYRKASHILLGNYQHDFGAYRGYLTSGNIQQLLRRLGASSTPSDHDYIELIEQLVAAFRMREVPQEEQRLLMNAYERLRNADSALLEPLKQLPCILSKSGDAAPLLCLPTHAILQPTERFIQLFPNLPIAIYTPNGEELLRRLGVQAIEQVRQVEFQLQPKHAHPYPFLREISQLKYALTRLFHHYGLLAQVEAKITELQALKAYLEPSIQVVYTIKLAEQTYESQKINEPSLYKREAQAAYIYLEQGLDDQQMRKALAQALLQVLQIPVLLVLLKELLTDPKNWVQILDENEIKPLPPEIHFELPEPNIVEFQLGEHHSALSTDPHEPLQPSISYPLPEPQKPEKFADTRSKDLATPPSAEASTAFNTPSSLIGLGLEHETPSKKAQRNTGSLSNGAKNNAIQPKNAATPANPQHIPTPLPTINQSKVIPPFTGRNKLSSPAIQTDMDGLKDRVRTFVEQQGLDIETLGFSARPQLPSKRVSTCPAEPQSANVAQFTLSFSEVSQGFLRLSAKARELFLHKPAFVHCKTDFDQHFELYFAWQRDTPIAYNQAVLSGFFAEQQIPAGGIVYLELVHGDIYRLYYNQAPHSVPEVRIALSDQGVVSYEIIDEVMVYCETNEAIYRAEKRHEDQIALWLEAVGKKSIEETLCDLLLVAPDGWLHETDLKAMINAERMVAASTVEQTLRKQPWFVSDGNGFWRLDPKALLAAHNDLPQKWLNLSQKLIASDDQHLLIGLDPLLRMLQELRQRLLGLESQQLKQIVAVNDQLQDLVSLLNADPYNQLAERSLIEDLQRHIADETIDLLNSSSLRGWFETANSEVWRLIIRPLLTKDLHMLRRNHRYERAAELAQCWADFDQTHGLSIETLVSEAQAWRSINEHKTIETIMHAIEQAPNLIKLREELHIMLQAALQRHTTAYWLQYSPKSQSVMAFFAYVQGFEPARNSLAREDQTAFDRTIQLQAKHLAEHLVDPYDRMLLALALSQTIKLPLAELHLHDLVDYLKRADIGAIDTLLIGLKTWNLCQTSNYLHGEIANSLARCHSIHKIWELANNQPWKTALSEAQKRQLHQGWEQHRSSQLQREEQFLAHLHDYTSSLSELLAQEHLRLRTKIQRDIQNLLVSSAG, encoded by the coding sequence ATGGCAAGCGAACTCTCTGAACAATGGACGACCACTGATTATCGCGCGGATACCTTAGGTATTATTAGTGCCCTGCTTCATGGCTATTCTGGTGGGATCACGATTGTGCGTGAAATGGCCCAAAATGCCGATGATGTGCCTGGCGAAGGTCAACGCTGGCTCGAATTTCATTTCAATGATCAGGCACTCGTCATTCGCAACAATACAACCTTTCGCTCAATTGATTTTGAGAATATAAAAAACATCGCCCGTGGTGGCAAACGCTTAGAGCAACGTAATACGATTGGGATGTTTGGGGTTGGGTTTGTTTCGGTCTATCAACTAACCGATACACCGATTTTGCGCTCAAGTGGTCAAGAACTTCGTTTCATACCGGAACATGGCCAAGTCTTGGAGCGAGCCAGTCAGGTCGTTGATATTACCGAGTTCGAGTTACCCTATCGCCGTCAGCCTACCAACACGAGCGATCGTTTGGGCATGCCCGCAGTTACTGAACTAGCGCTCCAAGAAATTCAAACCGCCCTAGCCGACGAGGCCTATCGCTTATTATTTTTCTTACGGCGGTTAAGCAAAATTTCAATGTATCGCAATAATCAGCTAATCTGTACTGTTGAGCGTCAAATTGTTGCTGCCGCTACTGCTAATGCCCCCGATGAGATTATTATTACCCGCCAGCAGTACGCTTCAGTTGAACAACACCGTTGGCTCCGCTATCATGGCCACGTGCGAATGGCTGCTCCCCGCCGGCCTGATGGTTCGCCAGCCAAAGATTCCCAAGTTCAAATCGTCATCCCCGATCAGAATGTGCCAGACATGATTTGGAAGGAACTCATTCCAGGTCGGCTATACAATTATTTGCCCACCGAAATCGAAACTGACTTGCCATTTCAAATTAACGGCGACTTTTATCCTTCAACCGATCGCAAACATATCGATCAAGATCATACCAATCATCGCGATTGGAATAATTGGGTCTTCAAGGGTTTAGGTGAATGTCTGGCCGCCGCCTTACCTTCGCTACTCCAGCATTTCGCTGATGTGCCGCTTAAACTCTATCAACGCTTACCAATCAATAAAGGAGCCAGTAATCTAGTTAAGCCAATTATTGAGTGCTTCTTTGAGGCAGCTACCAAGTTACCAATCTTCTATGCTAATAACAAATGGCAGATTGCATCCAAGGTGCGCTGGACCCAAAAAGAGCTTCACCCTATCGCCAAGCTAGTTGACCTCCGTTTGATGGAAGCTGAACTCCAATCAGCGGCTTGGGGATTAATTCTACGGGCGAATGTGCCCGAATACACCCTGCGCGATTTTCTCAAACGCGTTAGCATCGAAATTGCGGAGGGGTCGAAATTAGCGGCGGGGCCAGCCTATCTCCAAAATCGTGCCCAATTAGCAACAATTTATAGCATGCTGGAGAAGGATTTTGCCCGTCCCGATCAGGCTGAAATTGAATCAACACCCCTCTTTATTGATCAGTTTGAGCAGATGTGGTCAGCTCATGATTGCATATGGACAAACCAAGCCGTAATTCGGCAAAATCTTCATGCTAGTGGTTTGCACTTTTGGGATGTTCAAGCCGATACGTATCCACGCTTAAAAGCCTCAATTGCCCATTTTGAGCTAGCCCATGTATGGAAAATTCTGCGAACTCAACTTAATAAAAGTATGCCACTAAATGAAGCTCCAACATGGCTCAATACCCGTCAAAAACTATATACGCTCTATAAAACAATTCGCGAAACCCGTGAACATGTTACGCAACACGATACGCAAGGCCTACATCTCTGCCTTAATCGAACAGATTGGCTCTGTTTAGCCAATACCCTGCGGATGCCAAACAATGAACCAATTATCTATGATTTGTTTGCCGATGACCCCGATGCCCCATTAGTAGGCCGTGCAACGTGGGAAGATAAAACCCATCGCGGATTGTATGAAGATCTTGGGGTTGGGGTGTTTGATCATGAGTTAGCGCTCAAACGCCTAGAAAAACTTATTCGAGTTGAATCAGCGCTCGCCGATGCGCATCCACTGATCAATAGCCGCGAAAAAGCTATCAGGTTGTATCGTTATTTATCACGCCACCGCGAAGAATTTCAGCCTAAAAATATAGAATTATTACGCCATCGATTACCGCTCTGGCTCGCCCATGATCAATGCTTCCATTTTGCCGAACATGTTTCATTACCAGCAAGCAACAATAGCTGGCCCGAATTTATTAAAATCGATGCTGTACTTGATATCCAAACTAGCGCTGGCTTAGATCCGTTTTTCGCTGATACCTTAGAGCTAAAACGGCTTGATACCGCCCGTTTTATTACCCATCATTTACTACCACAATATTCAGCCTTACGGCTCACAGAGCAACGTTTGGCTTTAGAGTTTCTGCGTAAAGAAATCGAGTTAATCCGTAGTAATCCGGGGTTGCTTGAAGCAATTCAGCAGATCGCCCTGATTTATGGCGATGATGAAAGGTTGCATAAACCAAGTGAGATTTGCTTTCCTCGAACCCGTTTGCGGAGTGTATTTCCTGATTATTTTCATGTACCGCACCAAATATATGCAGCTCCTCTCAATTCAGAAACCCATTGGGTATGGGAACCATTATTCATGTTGCTTGGAGTTCATCGAATTGCCCCAGCCAATGTAGTTTTCGATGAAGTTCAACGGCTGACAACTGGTGGTATGCTGCCACGCCATCAGCGCGGTGCGATCGAAACAATCTTTCGTTATGTAGAAGAGAATTGGAATTTTTATCAGACAACAACCTTATCAAAACGCCTAGCTACTCATGCTTGGCTCCCAGCTTTGGATGACCAAGAGCATTGGTATAGACCCAAAGATCTCTATGACCATACCCAGAAAGCCCTGGTCGATCAAGTTGCATGTATTTTAGGCTTTAATCAAGCTACCCGACCACGCAAAGACATTGCCGAAGCGCTAGGCTTGCCACAAGCACCTAATCGAAGTTTAGTTGTCAAGCAATTGCTGGCTTTGCAGATCGCCAATAAACCAGCCTCAGACCAGATCTATAGTTACTTGATCAATGCTAGTGATGAAGAACTCAAGCCACTGCAACATAAACCCATCATTTGGGATGAACAAAAAAGAGCCTATCGCAAAGCAAGTCATATCCTCTTGGGTAACTATCAACACGATTTTGGGGCGTATCGTGGCTATCTAACCAGTGGCAATATCCAACAATTGCTGCGCCGCTTAGGTGCTAGTTCTACCCCGAGCGATCACGATTATATTGAGTTGATTGAGCAACTTGTCGCAGCTTTTCGTATGCGTGAAGTTCCCCAAGAAGAACAACGCTTGTTGATGAACGCCTATGAACGGCTGCGAAATGCAGATTCAGCTTTGCTAGAACCACTCAAGCAACTACCCTGCATCCTGAGCAAAAGCGGCGACGCAGCCCCCTTACTTTGCTTACCGACCCATGCTATTTTGCAGCCAACTGAGCGGTTTATACAGCTCTTCCCAAACCTACCGATAGCTATTTACACTCCCAATGGCGAAGAGTTGCTGCGTAGGCTAGGGGTTCAGGCGATTGAGCAAGTACGCCAAGTAGAATTTCAATTACAGCCAAAACATGCCCATCCATACCCTTTTTTACGCGAAATTAGCCAGCTCAAATATGCTCTGACCCGCTTGTTTCATCATTATGGGTTACTTGCCCAAGTGGAAGCAAAAATAACTGAACTTCAAGCACTTAAGGCCTATCTTGAACCCTCAATTCAGGTTGTTTACACGATTAAGTTGGCAGAACAAACCTATGAGAGCCAAAAAATCAACGAGCCTTCGCTGTACAAACGTGAAGCTCAGGCTGCCTACATCTATCTTGAACAAGGTTTAGATGATCAACAGATGCGTAAGGCTTTAGCCCAAGCGCTGCTTCAGGTATTGCAAATTCCAGTCTTACTCGTGTTATTAAAAGAACTGCTCACCGATCCCAAAAATTGGGTCCAGATTCTTGATGAGAATGAGATAAAACCACTACCACCAGAAATTCATTTTGAATTACCTGAACCGAATATTGTAGAATTTCAGCTTGGGGAGCACCATTCAGCGCTTTCAACCGACCCTCATGAGCCATTACAGCCTAGCATAAGCTATCCGCTGCCAGAACCGCAGAAACCTGAGAAATTTGCAGATACACGCTCTAAGGATTTAGCCACTCCACCAAGTGCTGAAGCTAGTACTGCATTTAACACTCCATCGTCATTAATAGGATTAGGGCTTGAGCATGAAACTCCAAGCAAAAAAGCCCAACGCAATACTGGTTCGTTATCCAATGGTGCTAAAAATAACGCGATCCAGCCGAAGAATGCTGCTACGCCTGCTAATCCACAGCATATACCAACCCCATTACCTACGATTAATCAATCCAAGGTTATTCCGCCATTTACTGGCCGAAATAAATTAAGCAGCCCTGCAATTCAGACCGATATGGATGGATTAAAAGATCGCGTTCGCACCTTCGTGGAGCAACAAGGGCTTGATATTGAGACTCTAGGTTTCTCTGCCAGACCTCAATTACCATCCAAACGTGTTTCAACATGCCCAGCCGAGCCCCAATCGGCCAATGTAGCCCAATTTACCTTGTCATTCAGCGAAGTCTCCCAAGGATTTTTGCGTTTATCGGCCAAGGCTCGCGAGCTTTTTCTGCATAAACCAGCGTTTGTCCATTGTAAAACGGACTTTGATCAGCACTTTGAACTCTATTTCGCTTGGCAACGTGATACACCAATTGCCTATAACCAAGCTGTCTTAAGTGGATTTTTTGCCGAACAACAAATTCCAGCAGGTGGGATTGTCTATCTTGAATTGGTTCATGGCGATATCTATCGACTTTATTACAATCAAGCGCCGCATAGCGTACCTGAGGTACGAATTGCACTTAGCGATCAGGGCGTGGTTTCTTATGAAATTATTGATGAAGTTATGGTTTATTGCGAAACCAACGAGGCAATTTATCGCGCTGAAAAACGTCATGAAGATCAAATTGCATTGTGGCTAGAGGCAGTTGGTAAGAAATCAATCGAGGAAACCCTCTGCGATTTATTATTGGTTGCCCCCGATGGTTGGTTGCATGAGACCGACTTAAAAGCAATGATTAATGCTGAGCGGATGGTCGCAGCCTCAACTGTTGAACAGACATTGCGGAAACAACCATGGTTTGTGTCTGATGGCAATGGCTTCTGGCGGCTTGACCCAAAAGCGTTACTTGCTGCGCATAATGATCTCCCGCAAAAATGGCTTAACCTTAGCCAGAAATTAATTGCTAGTGATGATCAACACCTGCTTATTGGACTTGATCCGCTATTACGAATGTTACAAGAGTTGCGTCAACGTTTATTAGGATTAGAATCGCAGCAATTAAAACAGATTGTCGCTGTTAATGATCAATTGCAAGATCTGGTTAGTTTGTTGAATGCTGATCCTTACAACCAATTGGCAGAGCGATCTTTGATCGAAGATTTACAGCGACATATTGCTGATGAAACGATCGATTTATTAAATAGTTCAAGCTTGAGGGGTTGGTTCGAAACTGCTAATAGCGAAGTCTGGCGGCTAATTATCCGTCCGTTACTAACAAAAGATCTGCACATGTTGCGGCGTAATCATCGCTATGAGCGGGCTGCCGAATTAGCTCAGTGTTGGGCAGATTTTGACCAGACCCACGGGTTGTCAATTGAAACATTGGTCAGTGAGGCCCAAGCATGGCGCAGTATCAATGAACATAAAACGATAGAGACAATTATGCACGCCATTGAGCAAGCGCCTAACCTGATTAAACTCAGGGAAGAACTCCATATTATGCTCCAAGCAGCACTGCAGCGGCATACCACCGCTTATTGGCTCCAGTATTCGCCTAAATCCCAGTCAGTGATGGCCTTCTTCGCTTATGTCCAAGGATTTGAGCCAGCCCGCAATAGTCTAGCGCGGGAAGATCAAACAGCGTTTGATCGAACAATCCAGCTTCAGGCTAAACATTTAGCTGAGCACCTCGTTGATCCCTATGATCGGATGCTGCTGGCATTAGCACTGTCACAAACAATTAAACTGCCATTGGCAGAATTACACCTTCATGATTTAGTGGATTATCTGAAACGTGCCGATATTGGGGCAATTGATACATTACTGATTGGGTTAAAAACTTGGAATCTCTGCCAAACTAGCAATTATTTGCATGGCGAGATTGCCAATAGCTTGGCTCGTTGTCATTCAATCCATAAAATTTGGGAATTGGCCAATAATCAGCCATGGAAAACAGCACTATCAGAAGCACAAAAAAGACAACTCCATCAGGGGTGGGAACAACATCGATCTAGCCAATTACAACGCGAAGAGCAGTTCCTAGCACACCTGCACGACTATACTTCTTCCTTGTCAGAGCTCCTAGCCCAAGAACATTTAAGGCTGCGAACAAAAATTCAGCGTGATATTCAGAATTTACTTGTAAGCAGCGCTGGATAA
- the recF gene encoding DNA replication/repair protein RecF, whose protein sequence is MYVSRLQLQDFRIYRSLNLALPPGVCLFYGANAAGKTTILEALYYLATTRSLRASVERELIALEAAGDLGLPPFARLAASLQPQPEAEMQTIEIVLQRKFGADGDLAPTTSKTIRINKIARRALDLIGQLRVVMFAPQDLELVTGAPAERRRYLDVTLSQIDGRYVRALSRYNQVLTQRNGLLRTSRERGRAASEQDLAFWDEELAKAGVYVLRERRRAVTTLDQLAQRLYAEISGSDLDLRLSYLDTTPAHDVPSFQAALKQLRREERERGVTLIGPHRDDLSIQLAEREVGSFGSRGQQRASTLALRLAEAELMHSRTGDRPVLLLDDLLSELDQKRREHLLTTIVRPQQQTLITATDLDDFSPNFLSQITRMHVDHGQIFPA, encoded by the coding sequence ATGTATGTTTCTCGCCTGCAACTCCAAGACTTTCGAATTTATCGCAGCCTCAATTTAGCCTTGCCTCCAGGCGTGTGTTTGTTCTATGGGGCCAATGCAGCGGGCAAAACAACAATTCTGGAAGCATTATACTATTTGGCCACAACTCGCTCTTTACGGGCCTCGGTTGAACGTGAATTAATTGCACTCGAAGCAGCAGGCGACCTTGGCTTACCGCCATTTGCTCGTTTGGCTGCTAGCCTACAACCACAACCAGAGGCCGAAATGCAAACGATTGAAATTGTGCTGCAACGCAAATTTGGCGCTGATGGCGATTTAGCTCCAACCACCAGCAAAACCATTCGGATCAATAAAATAGCTCGGCGAGCGCTCGATCTGATTGGCCAGTTACGGGTTGTGATGTTCGCGCCTCAAGATTTAGAGTTAGTCACGGGTGCGCCTGCTGAGCGGCGGCGCTATCTCGATGTCACGCTTTCGCAGATCGATGGTCGTTATGTTCGTGCCCTTTCGCGCTATAACCAAGTGCTAACCCAACGCAACGGCCTATTGCGGACCAGTCGTGAGCGTGGTCGCGCTGCCAGCGAACAAGATCTAGCATTTTGGGATGAGGAGCTAGCCAAGGCTGGCGTGTATGTGCTGCGCGAACGTCGGAGGGCGGTCACCACGCTCGACCAGCTTGCGCAACGTTTGTATGCCGAGATTAGTGGCAGCGATTTAGATTTACGTTTGAGCTATTTGGATACAACGCCTGCTCACGATGTACCAAGTTTTCAAGCAGCCTTGAAGCAGCTCCGCCGTGAAGAGCGCGAGCGTGGCGTGACGTTAATCGGTCCACATCGCGATGATCTTTCGATTCAACTGGCGGAGCGTGAAGTTGGCAGCTTTGGCTCGCGTGGCCAGCAACGAGCCTCGACTTTGGCTTTACGGCTAGCTGAAGCCGAATTGATGCATAGCCGCACTGGTGATCGGCCAGTGCTGCTGCTCGATGATTTGCTCTCGGAGCTTGATCAAAAACGCCGCGAACATCTATTGACCACAATTGTGCGTCCCCAGCAACAAACTCTAATCACTGCTACTGATCTCGATGATTTTTCGCCTAATTTTCTGAGCCAAATCACTCGAATGCATGTTGATCATGGCCAGATCTTTCCGGCGTGA